From a single Brassica napus cultivar Da-Ae chromosome C9, Da-Ae, whole genome shotgun sequence genomic region:
- the LOC125593355 gene encoding uncharacterized protein LOC125593355 → MLTLLLILKRKDKTNLNGGEAEKLESDVREMCKKITEYRQTTLPDHHLRNTALSSSSHTPNIDSRSDLQNASLSQQQDCGQRLIQLKETVSRNNAGNIPLLVKRVGECAEGIHKLDSLNTRRTIHPAFRKPRITP, encoded by the exons ATGCTAACGCTCCTCctcattttgaaaagaaaagacaAGACAAATCTCAACGGGGGAGAAGCGGAGAAGTTGGAATCAGATGTGAGGGAGATGTGCAAGAAGATAACAGAGTACAGGCAAACAACGCTACCGGATCATCATCTCAGGAACACCGCCCTTTCCTCCTCCTCTCATACACCCAACATCGACTCCAGGTCGGATCTTCAAAACGCCTCACTATCTCAGCAG CAAGACTGTGGGCAGAGACTGATTCAGCTCAAGGAAACAGTGTCGAGGAACAACGCTGGTAATATACCTCTACTTGTAAAGAGAGTGGGAGAGTGTGCAGAGGGGATTCACAAACTCGATTCTCTCAACACAAGAAGAACCATTCACCCTGCTTTCAGAAAGCCCAGAATCACTCCCTAA
- the LOC106362483 gene encoding BON1-associated protein 2-like, which translates to MSRESLLSSAAEKPKPCLVSKGMPTRKLEITAISAEGLLDGRKPVKKNAFVAFDIAGNHCSGAIRTRVGGDYPAWEDKLETEFSLPSSEKKDKESFMYVGVYCQVSGKDKHVGTARVPIKDFTGGYAPEGFLHCLSYRLWDEYGKRNGIVNFSARILPDNKAGLSSFWLSPYNQPNVLEQHLCLLSATNDTYLIVVV; encoded by the exons atgtCTCGTGAAAGCCTTCTCTCTTCCGCTGCTGAGAAACCAAAGCCTTGCCTAGTCTCAAAGGGAATGCCGACTCGTAAACTCGAAATCACGGCCATATCGGCGGAGGGTCTACTCGACGGTAGAAAACCGGTGAAGAAGAACGCCTTCGTAGCCTTCGACATCGCCGGGAACCACTGCAGCGGGGCGATAAGAACGAGGGTCGGCGGGGATTATCCGGCGTGGGAAGATAAGCTAGAGACGGAGTTTTCGTTACCATCATCGGAGAAGAAGGATAAAGAGAGTTTCATGTACGTTGGTGTTTATTGCCAGGTCTCAGGGAAGGATAAGCACGTGGGAACGGCACGTGTGCCGATAAAGGATTTTACGGGAGGATATGCGCCGGAGGGTTTCTTGCATTGTTTGAGTTACAGATTGTGGGACGAGTACGGGAAAAGGAACGGTATTGTCAATTTCTCGGCGAGGATCTTGCCTGATAATAAGGCCGGTTTGAGTTCGTTTTGGTTAAG TCCTTATAACCAACCAAACGTTCTTGAACAACATCTGTGTCTTCTCTCAGCTACTAATGATACTTACCTAATTGTTGTTGTGTAA
- the LOC106434958 gene encoding beta-amylase 2, chloroplastic-like, producing MSISSIHTVVCRPVSVKKLGAPARLSARRSRVGEWRGASTLSGARPLVFAFAKAKQKGESVEDRASPIEDQLADDEPFVHFDERDFAGTASVPVYVMLPLGVIDMNSEVVEPEVLLDQLRTLKSVNVDGVMVDCWWGIVESHTPQVYNWSGYKKLFDMIRHLGLKLQVVLSFHECGGNVGDDVHIQLPEWVREIGQTNPDIYFTDRTGLRNSECLTWGIDKQRVLRGRTALEVYFDYMRSFRVEFDEFFEDKIITEIEVGLGPCGELRYPSYPAQHGWKYPGIGEFQCYDKYLMKSLKEAAEVRGHSFWGRGPDNTESYNSTPHGTGFFRDGGDYDSYYGRFFLNWYSRVLIDHGDRVLSMANLAFEGNSIAAKLSGIHWWYKTASHAAELTAGFYNPSNRDGYGPIAAMLKKHDAALNFTCVELRTLDQHEDFPEALADPEGLVWQVLNAAWDANIPVASENALPCYDREGYNKILENAKPLNDPDGRHLSCFTYLRLNTTLLESQNFVEFERFVKRMHGEAVSDLGLLPRTTQENKLE from the exons ATGTCGATTAGTTCGATTCATACTGTTGTATGTCGTCCAGTGAGCGTGAAGAAGCTCGGAGCTCCGGCGAGACTATCTGCTCGGAGATCGCGCGTTGGAGAATGGCGTGGCGCCTCTACACTTTCTGGTGCTAGGCCTTTGGTTTTCGCTTTCGCCAAGGCGAAGCAGAAAGGAGAGAGTGTTGAGGATCGAGCTTCTCCTATCGAAGATCAGCTC GCTGATGATGAACCATTTGTGCATTTTGACGAGCGTGATTTTGCCGGCACAGCGTCTGTTCCCGTCTATGTTATGCTCcca TTGGGAGTGATTGATATGAACTCGGAAGTGGTTGAACCGGAAGTGCTTTTGGACCAGTTAAGAACCCTCAAGTCCGTTAACGTTGATGGTGTTATGGTTGACTGCTGGTGGGGCATTGTCGAGTCTCATACCCCTCAGGTCTATAACTGGAGCGGCTACAAGAAACTCTTTGACATGATACGCCACCTTGGACTTAAGCTTCAG GTTGTTTTGTCGTTCCACGAATGTGGAGGCAATGTTGGAGATGATGTGCATATACAACTCCCCGAATGGGTAAGAGAGATTGGTCAAACCAATCCTGACATTTACTTCACTGACAGGACAGGCTTGCGTAACTCTGAGTGTCTCACTTGGGGGATTGACAAGCAACGTGTTTTAAGAGGAAGAACTGCTCTCGAG GTTTACTTTGATTACATGAGAAGCTTCCGTGTGGAGTTTGATGAGTTCTTTGAGGATAAAATCATAACTGAGATTGAAGTAGGACTAGGTCCATGTGGGGAGCTCAGGTATCCTTCTTACCCTGCTCAACATGGCTGGAAGTATCCTGGTATTGGTGAATTCCAg TGTTATGATAAGTATTTGATGAAGAGCTTAAAGGAGGCAGCAGAGGTAAGAGGGCACAGCTTTTGGGGCAGAGGACCTGACAACACCGAGTCTTATAACTCAACCCCACACGGGactggtttcttccgcgatggAGGTGACTATGACAGCTACTACGGCAGATTCTTTCTTAATTGGTACTCCAGAGTTCTCATTGACCATGGTGATCGTGTTCTTTCTATGGCTAACTTGGCCTTCGAAGGAAACTCCATCGCTGCTAAG CTCTCAGGTATACACTGGTGGTATAAGACAGCTAGTCACGCTGCTGAGCTCACTGCTGGCTTCTACAACCCATCAAACCGTGATGGGTACGGTCCAATAGCAGCGATGCTGAAGAAACATGACGCTGCTCTCAACTTCACATGCGTGGAGTTACGAACACTTGACCAACACGAGGATTTTCCAGAGGCGCTGGCTGACCCAGAAGGTCTAGTTTGGCAGGTGCTGAATGCAGCTTGGGATGCGAATATACCTGTAGCTAGTGAGAATGCTCTTCCTTGTTACGACAGAGAAGGCTACAACAAGATTCTTGAGAACGCGAAGCCACTCAACGACCCTGACGGTCGCCACCTATCGTGTTTCACTTACCTAAGGCTAAACACAACTCTGCTGGAGTCTCAAAACTTTGTAGAGTTCGAGAGATTCGTCAAACGAATGCATG GGGAAGCTGTTTCGGATCTTGGTTTGCTTCCAAGGACCACCCAAGAGAACAAACTCGAGTGA